DNA from Massilia antarctica:
CATACCTCGGGAGTGCGCGTCAATACGCCATGAGCCGCAATTCTATCCGAAACGATCAATTCCTAAAAGAAATCTCCGCTGACGGTTGCTGCGGCGTCAGGTTCCTGGATGGGGATATAATTGTAATTACCACAACAACACCGACGATACATCGTCTCCGGAGAACCCATGCACGATATAGCCGCCAAACTTGAACAGGTCAACGTAGCGCTTCACGCCGGCTTCCCCGCCGAGGTCGGGGAACCGGTCGACCACACCTTGTACAGCAGGGTGACCAATTTTTTTCGCAATGGCCCGCACCGGCAGGTGGTCGTCTTCACCAGCGACGGCGTGGACTTCCAGTACGACGAGGATGCCGAAAAAGACGACGACTATCAACTGGAAGTGGGCATCTGGGCCGCGTTCGAACAGGTGCTGGAGCAGGCCCAAGGCGTGCTCGGCGCGCCGCTGGGCGAGCGCCCGCTCTCGTGGGACACGGTGATGAGCATCAAGGAGTATGACGACGACCATGAAGGCGAGAGCGGCGACGACACCGAATGGACGCCGGAATACGAACAGGGCGCCCTGATGGACTGCGACAGCACCCGCACCCGCTACTGGTTCATCAACGGCCGCCATGTATTCCTGCAAGCCGGGGTGCTCACCGGCGACGACGACATTGTCGGCTTCGTGGCGATGACGGTCACGCCGGTGTGCGCGGACGTGCAGACCTGAGGCGACTGCTTACCGGAGCAATAGTGCGGCGGCCGATGCGCATCTGCGTTCAAAATAGCATCCCAGACACTTCACGCGGAGACCCCATGCGCATCGCCACCTTCAACGTCAACGGCATCGGCAGCCGGCTTCCCGCCCTGCTGCAATGGCTGGAAGAAACCCAGCCGGACGTCGCCTGCCTCCAGGAACTCAAGGCGCCCCAGGAAAAATTTCCCGAGGCGGCGATCAACGAGGCCGGCTACCAGGCTCTCTGGATCGGCCAGAAGAGCTGGAACGGGGTGGCGATCCTGGCGCGCGGCACGGCTCCGGTCGAAGTGCGGCGCGGCTTGCCGGGCGACGATGCGGACGAGCAAAGCCGCTACCTGGAGGCGGCCATCGACGGCGTGCTGGTCGCCTGCTTGTACCTACCCAACGGCAACCCGTCGCCCGGCCCCAAGTTCGACTACAAGCTGGCCTGGTTCGAGCGCCTGATCACCCATGCCCAAGGCTTGCTGGCCAGCGGCGCGCCGGTGGTGCTGGCCGGCGACTTCAACGCCATCCCGACCGAGCTGGATGTCTATAAGCCCGAGCGCTGGGTCACCGACGCCCTGTTCCGGCCCGAAACGCGCGAAGCCTTCCATCGCCTGATGGCGCAGGGCTGGACCGACTCTCTGCGCAGCATGCATCCGGACGAGCGCATTTTTACCTTCTGGGATTACTTCCGGGATGCGTACGGACGCGATGCCGGCCTGCGCATCGACCATCTGCTGCTCAGCCCCATGCTGGCCGGCGCGCTGACGGCGGCCAATGTCGACCGCGACGTGCGCGGACGCGAAAAACCGAGCGACCATGCGCCCACCTGGATTGAACTGGATATGAAGAAAGTCACGCGATAGGGCCGCTCCGGCGCAAGCGCCTTGGGGCCGTCCTTGCTTCCACGTGGATGGAAGGCGACGGCCGGCTGGCCGAACGGGCGTCGGATCTGTCCGCTTCAAGAGTGAAATAAAGTTGACCGGCGATGGCAATCCACTATGCCGGAGCGCTATGATATCGCCCGTCAATACCGACCGCTATTCGCCGCCACCATGCCAACCATCCTGTCCCACCCCGCCGTTCCCCTCGCCATCGGCCTGGCGCTTGGCTCCCGCGTCATCCCGGCCCGCTTGCTGGTGGCCGGCGTGGTGGCGTCGATCGTGCCCGATCTCGACGTCATCGGGATGCGCATGGGAATCGCGTACGCGGACCAGCTGGGCCACCGCGGCGCTACCCATTCGGCCGTGTTCGCTATCGTGCTGGGGCTGCTGGCGGCGGCGTTCTCGGGCCAGCTGCGCGCATCGCGCCTGGCCGCCTTCCTGTTCGTGGCGGCCTGCGCCGTGTCGCACGGCCTGCTCGACATGTTTACCACCGGCGGGATGGGCGTGGCGCTGGCCTGGCCGGTGTCCGATGCGCGCCTGTTCTTTCCGGTCCGCGTGATCCGGGTCAGCCCGCTGTCCTTGAAAACCTTGCTCGGCGCCAGGGGCATGGTGGTGATGTTTTCCGAGCTGCTCTGGGTATGGCTGCCGGCCGCGCTGGCCGGCCTGGCCTTGTATGTCGCCACCGGAAAGCAAGGCAGGAATGGCAAGGCACGCGCTTGACCAAAACACGGCGCGATCCTGTTTTACTACCCCGTCCTCCGGCTAGCCGTTTATCCGCTCAAGACGCAGGCCGTGTTGCTGGTTTAGTGTCCTGACACGCTGATGACAACTAGTAGTTTTTCCCAACAAAGTTAAATCTCTGATAATTTCTGCGGTATGCGCCGTGTATAATCGCCCCCTGCGGTGCTATTTATTCAATATTGACTATTATAGTTGTATGGATATACATATATCGCACCTTAGACTTTACTGAAAAGGAATGACGTGATGCGGATGCGTTTACTTGGATTGATTTCGGCGACGGCCCTGACCGCATGCGGTGGCGGCAGCGATGCCCCACCGGCCCCGGCCGCGTCGATTCCCGTTGCACCTGCCCTGCCGGTCGCGCCGCCAGTCGTTCCGGTCGTCCCGCCGGCGCCAACCGAGCCAACGCCAGCTGTCCCGGTCACGCCGCCGCCGCTCCCCCCCGATCCGACACCGGGCACGCCGGTGCCACCGCCGGTTCTGGAAACGCCGACGGTTCCGGTGACCCCGCCAGGGCAAGCCACGCCACCACCGGTCACTGCCACGACGCCAGCCACCGGGCCGGCGGTGCCGCCAACGCCGACAGCCAGCGGGCCGTACACCCTCCCCGCGCACACTGTGGGCGACTTCGCCACCTACACCGACGTAACGTTGGGCTGGAAAGTATCGATTACCCAGCGCATCACCAAGGTCAACGCCGATGGCGGCTGGGAAAACGCCGATTCGGTCAGCCAGGAAAAAGGCCCGCAAACGATCGAAGTCTTCGACAAGCACGGCGGCATGCTGTCGACCAACTCGTCCGGCTACGCCTGCGTCGTCACCTACGCGCCGGCCGCCCTGCAAGCCCCGCCCAGCGCCGCCGTCGGCGACTCGTTCGACTACGCCAGCACCATGTCCATCCCTTGCTCCACGGAAGAAATCTCGCGCGCGCTCACCAGCAAGGGCAAGGTCGTGGCCATCGAGAGCAAGACCGTTGCGGCAGGCACGTTCACCGCGCTGAAAATCGTCTCCAGCGAAACCAACTTCGACTTGCGCACCAGCGGCGCCTCGGCCAACTACTGGGTCGACAAGACTTGCTGGCGCGATACCGTCACCGGCCTGATTATCGCCTGCAACACATCGACCACCTCCAA
Protein-coding regions in this window:
- the xth gene encoding exodeoxyribonuclease III, whose protein sequence is MRIATFNVNGIGSRLPALLQWLEETQPDVACLQELKAPQEKFPEAAINEAGYQALWIGQKSWNGVAILARGTAPVEVRRGLPGDDADEQSRYLEAAIDGVLVACLYLPNGNPSPGPKFDYKLAWFERLITHAQGLLASGAPVVLAGDFNAIPTELDVYKPERWVTDALFRPETREAFHRLMAQGWTDSLRSMHPDERIFTFWDYFRDAYGRDAGLRIDHLLLSPMLAGALTAANVDRDVRGREKPSDHAPTWIELDMKKVTR
- a CDS encoding metal-dependent hydrolase; the encoded protein is MPTILSHPAVPLAIGLALGSRVIPARLLVAGVVASIVPDLDVIGMRMGIAYADQLGHRGATHSAVFAIVLGLLAAAFSGQLRASRLAAFLFVAACAVSHGLLDMFTTGGMGVALAWPVSDARLFFPVRVIRVSPLSLKTLLGARGMVVMFSELLWVWLPAALAGLALYVATGKQGRNGKARA